Part of the Spinacia oleracea cultivar Varoflay chromosome 5, BTI_SOV_V1, whole genome shotgun sequence genome, CTTTTATACGAAATCAATCCAGATATTAtgatcaaaacaaaacaaaatcagTCAAGATATTatccacacacaaaaaaaaaaataaaaaaaaatcagtcaAGATACTCTTCTAGGTGCTTTTTAAATGGAAACAAATCAATCAAGATAGGAAATTTATCCATTaattactattgttgtgtgaaAACAATGATATCTTACCAAAAAATCGTTACATCATCATAATCATGAAAGTTTCTTTGTTACATAAATACTAAGCAAATGGTAAAATTTATTTTCTCACAAATGGCAAACCTTCTCTCAAGTGGCATTATCGCAAATAGAGAAATTCCTAAAAAGTATGTGGTTCCACCTGGAAAAAGACATGGTTAGTATCAactttttacaatttttatttataaaataaattatcgatGTTAATATTCAAAGTTATGCTTTAAAATATGTTTACTTATTCTGTATTAATTAACTAAGATGTGCATAATTAAACTCGTTgagaattcttttatattattttcagCTCAAGCAGGATTCATTGAAATACCAATCATTGATCTTCAAGACcaaaaaaattcaacccaaaacaTTTTGAAGGCTAGCCAAGATTTAGGATTATTCCAGGTGAATGCTATCACGATATTagtatactacctccgtttcataagatctttatatttattatttgtacaaatattaagataagataagattagAAAAGTTGATTTAATCTAATAGAATAtgggataaagtaagagaaatgtgtaaaaatgtgggtgggtgtaagaaaaaaaatgaataaagtaagagaaaatgaGTGAAAGCTAGTAAATATTGTGGGATAAGAATGGTAAGGTAGTACAtttttatgtccaaaaatagaataaagaaaagtgtaaagaacattatgaaacagactaaaacggaGTGTGTagagatcattttgaaacggatgtagtataACAATTAGAAAATGATTTTGACACTCCAAAAATTGATTTCTGCAATCCATTTCCATTCAGATGTAGGTGTGTCACACTACAAGAATtagtatctttaacgacaacctaatcaCGACGAGTcaaaaacaaccaaacaaagacgagaACAACTGTCGCAAATGTTTTTTACGAGggttaacgacggaattttctattaacgacggccccctttaatgacgggttcgcgacagaaaatccTGTCagtaatcaacgattattggcatttagcgacgggatttcccgtcgttattggtacaatttcttgtagtgtcaaaatcagaatctATGGCAATTTTTTAACTATAGTTTATTTTCCCTAAAGATTATaatgttaatatttttttatatccataactctaattaattaaaataggtGATAAACCATGGAATTCCAAGCAAGTTAATGAATGATGCAATGAAAGTATTCAAGGAGGTATTTGATTTACCCCCAGAAGAAAGATCGAAAATAAACATGAAAGAGGATCTTAATCAAGTGTGCAGAATTTATACGAGCAGCTACAACTACGATAGTGAAGAGTTTCATTTTTGGAGGGATGTTTTGAGGCACACTTGTAACCCTTTGGTGGAATGCATCAAGTTCTGGCCTCAAAAACCTGAAAATTATAGGTAATCACTCGTTAACCTTAAACTATACTAACTCCGTTTCATAAatttctttacagttactatttatacggactccaatgcaatatttaactactaatatatcaaattttgtatgtgaaaaaattataaaaagttgatattctgaaaatgcaCACCgaaaccaatctaacaagatcttacatgtaacgttttgatgtatataatagtcgaaatttacggtcaaagttttcatactttggacacatttttcaaagcgtaaagaactttcagaaatgGAGATAGTTTAACATTAATGAGGTCTTGATCTAGTGGTTAAAACTGACTAACTGTGCATAATAGGTCACAGATTCAAATCCTCCGCCcacatttgtaatttatttgtttttgtggCTCATTGGCAATAAAAGTATAACGTCTAGGCATGTGTGTTTACATGTGCGCATATGAAAGTTCCCCGTTTTAATACTTTTCATCCGTTTTTTTACTTGTACAATTTGTTTACTCTATTCACACACTCTGTTTTAACAATTttctttttgtgatttatacataatGAAATATATAGTCTTGTAAAGttgttagatttgtctcaatatatattttcaagtATCAACTCTTTATAATTTAGCTACTGTataattagatatattaaaAGATTCGCGTGAAATATCAAATGgtacaaaaaaaaagggaaggaagtactccgtataagttaAACACTACGGAGTACTAAAGATTGATGTGACTCGGGACTGGCTGGGATTCGGGCTGAACCCATGTACGTGCTTTGGGCCTAAAAGGGCCCGCGCGGCCGCACCCACACCAAGCCTACTTGTTACTTGTCGTGTCGAAAGTTTAAAAAATGCAGCTCATGTCTGTCCAAGCCCACATGCCCTATTGTCGAGTCGAGCAAACCGTAGCCCCTAAGCATAATTTTATTCAATCTAAAGTGCTTTGTCGTGTCGGGGTTAGGCTGTGTCGTGCCTTTCTCAAAGGAATGTGGCTCGACCCCAGCCAACGACCCACAACTTCATACTCGTATCGAGTCGTATTTTTTCCTTGTACATGTCAGAtcgtgcttttttcgtgtcTGATCATGCCGTACCTTGAACCGACAAGACCAGAACCATACcatctttaattaattaatttttcaattaaattTTCAGGGAGATAGTTGGAGAATATGTTGTAGCCTTGAAGGACATGGGAAAGAAGATCTTAGAACAAATAACCCAAGGGCTTGGGTTAGAAAAAGGCTATTTTGCAAGTGAGCTAACTGAAGATAACATCTTAACTATaaatcactatccaatatgccCGGATCCGAGTGTAACTATTGGACTACCCAGGCATAAAGATCCGACCCTTATAAACATTGTTCAAGCGGCACCCGTTAATGTTCCGGGGCTCCAACTCTTCAAGGATGGGCAATGGTTCGGGTTTGAGACGGCTCCTAATGCATTTCTAGTCTTTGTTGGCAATCAACTCGAGGTAATAAAAATTGTTCCAAATCAcacattggttttttttttttttcttcttcaaaatgatctttatatTTTTAGTAgattagattatgtaaatactctaattaattaTGTATACCATATATATTCTACCGAATATATAATTCAATATTCTACAGAATATATGCTATAcataaattaatataattagaatatt contains:
- the LOC110782026 gene encoding hyoscyamine 6-dioxygenase-like, whose protein sequence is MVKFIFSQMANLLSSGIIANREIPKKYVVPPGKRHAQAGFIEIPIIDLQDQKNSTQNILKASQDLGLFQVINHGIPSKLMNDAMKVFKEVFDLPPEERSKINMKEDLNQVCRIYTSSYNYDSEEFHFWRDVLRHTCNPLVECIKFWPQKPENYREIVGEYVVALKDMGKKILEQITQGLGLEKGYFASELTEDNILTINHYPICPDPSVTIGLPRHKDPTLINIVQAAPVNVPGLQLFKDGQWFGFETAPNAFLVFVGNQLEVVSNGKMKAVVHRVVTNASKARTTAVFFMSPTMDCIVEPAKAIVEAQDCGPLYKAFRYKEYFDIHTGHDGDRDTILESYNFKIKQSSIP